The following are encoded in a window of bacterium genomic DNA:
- a CDS encoding ribonuclease J translates to MMIQKRFQRPVSAIKQPFAPGKQSNAAFKQNLMPTKQPVLRYPGHGTAAVRIIPLGGLEEVGRNMTAFEYGNDIIIIDMGLQFPEEDMPGIDYIIPDISYFKGKEKNIRGVIITHGHYDHIGAIPHLIRPLGNPPIFATPLTIGIIKKREDDYPDHVKLNLHTVTRNDKLDLGRFHIEFFHINHNIPDGIGIAIFTPVGLIMYTGDFKFDFSPVNDAPADIGRIAELGKRGVSLLMSDSTDAETPGHSVSEQTIMETLGRVFEKAQGRIIAVTFSSLISRIQHIITLAEQHGRKVALDGYSLKTNLEIAKQLSYVHVKKGTLIKIQDVNKYPNGQVVVIGTGAQGESNAMLMRIANHEHRSVNIQKGDTIIFSSSVVPGNERTVQGLKDTLCRQGAKIIHYKMMDVHAGGHAYREDLKMMMNLTHPNFFIPIHGNYYMRKVHSELAESTGIDPQNIIIPDNGSVVELTQKSIHLTKEKVPTDYIMVDGLGVGDVGEIVLRDRQAMAKDGIFTIIIIVDSKTKKIVGEPDIISRGFIYMKESTDLLNETKKKVRDIITIKTQGEGSINWAYVRNNLRDIIGEFLYTKTQRRPLVLPMIIEV, encoded by the coding sequence ATGATGATACAAAAAAGATTTCAACGGCCCGTTTCGGCTATTAAACAGCCTTTCGCGCCGGGAAAACAATCCAACGCGGCTTTTAAACAAAACTTGATGCCCACAAAACAACCTGTTCTGCGCTACCCCGGACACGGCACTGCTGCCGTAAGAATAATTCCTTTGGGCGGTCTCGAAGAAGTCGGGCGCAATATGACGGCTTTTGAATATGGCAACGATATAATTATTATTGATATGGGCTTGCAGTTTCCCGAGGAAGATATGCCCGGCATTGATTATATCATTCCGGATATTTCTTACTTCAAAGGAAAAGAAAAGAATATAAGAGGAGTGATCATTACTCATGGCCACTACGACCATATCGGCGCTATCCCCCACTTGATCCGGCCGCTGGGAAACCCGCCTATTTTTGCCACGCCTTTGACGATCGGCATTATCAAGAAAAGGGAAGATGATTATCCGGATCACGTAAAATTGAACCTCCACACCGTTACAAGAAACGATAAGCTGGACTTGGGAAGATTCCATATTGAATTTTTCCATATCAATCACAATATTCCAGACGGGATTGGAATCGCAATATTTACTCCGGTCGGGCTAATTATGTATACCGGAGATTTTAAATTCGACTTTTCGCCGGTTAATGACGCGCCGGCCGATATTGGCAGGATCGCCGAACTGGGAAAGCGCGGCGTTTCGCTCCTAATGAGTGATTCCACTGACGCGGAAACCCCCGGGCATTCGGTCAGCGAGCAAACGATCATGGAAACACTGGGGCGCGTTTTTGAAAAAGCCCAAGGAAGAATTATTGCCGTTACTTTTTCTTCGCTTATCTCAAGGATCCAGCATATTATCACTCTGGCTGAACAGCATGGAAGAAAAGTCGCCTTGGACGGATATTCCCTGAAAACCAATCTCGAAATCGCCAAACAGCTTTCCTATGTCCATGTTAAAAAAGGAACTCTCATTAAAATACAAGATGTAAATAAATATCCCAACGGTCAGGTGGTGGTGATCGGCACAGGCGCGCAGGGAGAAAGCAACGCCATGCTGATGAGAATCGCCAATCACGAGCATCGCAGCGTCAATATACAAAAAGGCGACACGATAATCTTTTCCTCTTCCGTAGTTCCGGGAAACGAAAGAACAGTCCAGGGATTGAAAGATACTCTTTGCCGCCAAGGCGCAAAAATCATCCATTACAAAATGATGGACGTCCACGCCGGCGGACATGCTTACAGGGAAGATCTGAAAATGATGATGAACCTCACTCATCCGAATTTTTTCATCCCGATCCATGGCAATTACTATATGAGAAAAGTTCATAGCGAACTGGCGGAATCAACGGGTATAGACCCGCAAAATATTATCATACCCGATAACGGCAGCGTCGTCGAACTTACTCAAAAAAGCATTCATTTAACGAAAGAAAAGGTCCCAACTGACTATATTATGGTAGACGGTTTGGGAGTGGGAGACGTCGGAGAAATAGTGCTGCGCGACCGCCAAGCCATGGCCAAAGACGGAATATTCACGATTATCATCATCGTGGACAGTAAAACTAAAAAAATCGTAGGAGAGCCGGATATAATCTCCCGAGGATTTATCTATATGAAAGAATCTACCGATCTTCTGAACGAAACAAAAAAGAAGGTCCGAGACATTATTACGATCAAAACCCAGGGCGAAGGATCGATCAATTGGGCTTATGTCAGGAATAACTTGCGCGATATCATCGGAGAGTTTTTATATACCAAAACTCAAAGAAGGCCATTGGTGTTACCAATGATCATCGAAGTGTAA
- a CDS encoding PH domain-containing protein, which translates to MSLTTIVNPEEIKKITFPGQYDGEEILLVKRRHWIVLLGFVLTIAVLFLVPIFVYFFLPLVVEIPYTEIFTRLFIFIVGLYYLCLSFLLFYAIIDYYLDLWIITSQRIISIEQKGFFRRTVTELRYSQIQDIASEVSGLVATYFQFGNIKIQTAAEDQGMTLRQITHPIETRRIISDTYHKEMKNIEGGKPIL; encoded by the coding sequence ATGAGCCTGACAACAATCGTCAACCCTGAAGAAATAAAAAAAATCACATTCCCCGGTCAATATGACGGAGAGGAAATTCTATTGGTCAAGCGCCGGCACTGGATAGTTTTATTGGGCTTTGTCCTTACGATCGCCGTGCTTTTCTTGGTTCCTATCTTTGTTTATTTTTTTCTGCCTTTAGTCGTGGAAATTCCGTATACCGAAATTTTCACAAGGCTATTCATTTTTATCGTCGGTCTTTATTATCTCTGCCTCTCTTTCCTCTTGTTTTATGCTATCATCGATTATTATCTTGATCTTTGGATAATTACCAGCCAAAGAATTATTTCCATAGAACAAAAAGGATTTTTTCGCCGAACCGTAACTGAATTGAGGTACAGTCAAATTCAAGATATTGCCAGCGAGGTTTCCGGTCTGGTTGCCACCTATTTCCAGTTTGGGAATATCAAAATCCAAACCGCCGCCGAAGACCAAGGAATGACACTGAGACAAATCACTCATCCGATAGAAACTCGCCGCATAATCTCCGATACCTATCATAAAGAAATGAAAAATATCGAGGGAGGAAAACCGATATTATAA